From Brassica oleracea var. oleracea cultivar TO1000 chromosome C3, BOL, whole genome shotgun sequence, a single genomic window includes:
- the LOC106330859 gene encoding uncharacterized protein LOC106330859 — protein sequence MEYYGRLAKMWEELDMYKPVPACSCSAAIEYEKEREQEKVHQFVMGLDESRFGVVCQGIIASDSVIDLGDAYAKVVREEQRLNSSKDRESQQNAIGFAAKKENIDSSNAAQTRRTNLQCSHCSRSGHEKSNCWQLVGFPDWWEERSTNRGDNRGSRGGCGRGGFNSDRNRNSSTRANSAQATTSNSSSFPVFTKEQVRALMQMINDKTKSSDKLSGKKIYGDLILDTASHHMTGAVSLLENVKSIPPCPVGCADGNKTYATRIGTFTLSDKITLINVLYVPNLNCSLISMSKLLHPNCFGLRTDTICILQDHFTRTLIGAGDERDEVYFFKDVMAARVSVTDTVVSSVDQFRWHQRLGHPSLSVLSSLKLCSISNKSVAPSPCDTCFRAKQTREVFYDSSNKTTECFELIHCDVWGPYRTRSSSGAVYFLTIVDD from the coding sequence ATGGAGTATTATGGACGTCTTGCCAAGATGTGGGAAGAGCTAGATATGTACAAACCAGTTCCAGCCTGCAGTTGTAGTGCTGCTATTGAATATGAGAAGGAACGAGAACAAGAGAAGGTTCATCAATTTGTTATGGGTCTTGATGAGTCTCGCTTTGGTGTTGTCTGTCAAGGGATCATAGCAAGTGATTCAGTGATAGATCTTGGTGATGCTTATGCCAAAGTAGTTCGCGAAGAACAGAGACTCAACTCCTCGAAAGATAGAGAATCTCAGCAGAATGCGATTGGGTTTGCTGCAAAGAAAGAAAACATTGACTCTTCCAACGCAGCTCAGACACGTCGTACCAATCTTCAGTGCTCACATTGTAGCCGGAGTGGACACGAGAAATCTAACTGCTGGCAATTGGTAGGCTTTCCAGATTGGTGGGAAGAAAGATCAACAAACAGAGGAGATAACAGAGGATCTAGAGGTGGTTGCGGTCGCGGTGGTTTCAACTCTGATCGCAACAGAAACTCAAGTACACGAGCTAACAGTGCTCAAGCTACTACATCAAACTCTTCTTCCTTTCCAGTGTTTACAAAAGAACAAGTGAGAGCTCTAATGCAGATGATCAATGACAAAACCAAATCATCTGATAAGCTGTCGGGTAAGAAAATATATGGTGATCTTATCCTTGATACAGCTTCTCATCACATGACAGGAGCTGTCTCGTTACTAGAGAATGTCAAGAGTATTCCGCCTTGTCCAGTTGGATGTGCGGATGGGAACAAAACTTATGCTACTCGCATTGGCACATTCACCTTATCGGACAAAATAACACTTATCAATGTGTTATATGTTCCGAACCTTAACTGTTCTCTTATCTCTATGTCTAAGTTGTTACATCCAAACTGTTTTGGTCTTAGAACAGACACTATTTGCATCTTACAGGATCATTTCACGAGGACGCTGATTGGAGCAGGTGACGAGCGAGATGAGGTTTATTTCTTTAAGGATGTCATGGCTGCGAGAGTTTCAGTTACTGATACAGTTGTTAGTTCAGTGGATCAGTTTCGGTGGCATCAAAGACTAGGACATCCTTCGTTGTCAGTGTTATCTTCTTTAAAGTTGTGTTCGATTTCGAATAAATCTGTTGCTCCAAGTCCTTGTGACACATGTTTTAGAGCAAAACAGACTAGAGAAGTTTTTTATGACAGTTCTAATAAAACTACAGAATGTTTTGAGCTTATACACTGTGATGTTTGGGGTCCTTACCGTACTAGATCATCATCGGGAGCAGTTTACTTTCTAACAATCGTAGATGATTAG